A genomic region of Salvelinus namaycush isolate Seneca chromosome 7, SaNama_1.0, whole genome shotgun sequence contains the following coding sequences:
- the LOC120050551 gene encoding gamma-crystallin S-1-like, with the protein MGKIFFYEDRNFQGLHYECSSDCPELSSHFSRCNSIRVESGAWVVYEKPNYMGSQYILTRGEYPDYQRWMGYNDTIKSCRIIRHTTGMHRIRVYERPDFAGQMIEFSEDSPNLSERFRHREVHSANVLDGAWVFYEHPNYRGHQYLLERGEYRRHTEWGGMQANVGSLRRVQDF; encoded by the exons ATCTTCTTCTATGAGGACCGGAACTTCCAGGGCCTTCACTATGAGTGCAGCAGCGACTGCCCCGAACTGAGCTCTCATTTCAGCCGCTGCAACTCCATCAGGGTGGAGAGTGGTGCCTGGGTGGTCTACGAGAAACCCAACTACATGGGCTCTCAGTACATCTTGACCAGGGGAGAGTACCCCGACTACCAGCGCTGGATGGGCTACAACGACACTATCAAGTCCTGCCGGATTATCAGACAT ACCACTGGCATGCACAGGATCCGCGTCTACGAGCGCCCCGACTTTGCCGGTCAGATGATTGAGTTCAGTGAGGACAGCCCCAACCTGTCTGAGCGTTTCCGCCACCGCGAGGTGCACTCTGCCAACGTGCTGGACGGTGCCTGGGTCTTCTACGAGCACCCCAactacagggggcaccagtacctgCTGGAGAGGGGAGAGTACAGACGCCACACCGAGTGGGGGGGCATGCAAGCCAACGTGGGCTCTCTCCGCCGCGTCCAGGACTTTTAG